The stretch of DNA GGCGGTCTGGTCGTGACCGTAACCTCCGGCGTGGACCGGTCGTTGTGGACGATTGCGTTTTCGACGAGCTCCGACAGCGCCGTCTTCAACCGATCGTCCGCCCGTGCGTGGAGGGAATCGGGCGTACTGGCCGTGAGCATCGCACCGGGATACTCCTCGGAAAGCTCGTCGACGACCTCAGTGAGCAGCCCAGTCACGTCACAGGTCGTCTGGGCCGCTGCTTCGTTACCGAACAGGGAGCGCACCGTCGCGCTCTTATCACCCAAACTCGCCAGTGCCGCCGATCGATCTTCGATCGCGTTCACGTGCGCCTGGAGTTCGTCGCCGTCCAGCGCCTTCCGGAGCATCGCCGCACGGCCTTCGATTACGTTTACCGCGTTCCGGAGGTTGTGGCGCAGCACACGATTGAGGACCTCGAGTTGCTGTTCGCGCAACCGGCGGTTCGTCACGTCGGCTTCGATCGTGACGAAGTGCGTGAGCGCTCCCTCGTCGTTCGCTATGGGCGAAATCGTCTGATCGACGTGGTACAACTCCCCATTTTTGCGGCGATTGACGAGGTGGGCATCCCACTGGTCGCCCCCGAGGACCGTCCGCCACAGCCGATCGTAGAACTCGTCGTCCTGTTTGCCTGACTTGAGAAGACGGGGCGTTCGACCGACGGCTTCCTCACGAGTGTAGCCGGACCTGGCCTCGAACTTCGGGTTCACGTACTCGATGCTGCCGTCGCTGTCGGTGATGAAGACCGACTGACCCGCGTTCTCGACGGCTTTTTTGAACAGCTGTAAGTCCATTTCGCGCTCCTTGCGTTCGGTGATGTCCTCCTGAAATCCGACGTAGTTGGTTACGGTTCCGGCCCGGTCTCTCACCGGGGCGATACTGACACGATCCCAGAACTGGCTCCCGTCCTTGCGGTAGTTGCGAAGTTCCACCGAGACCGGCTCGGCTCTATCGATCGCCCGCCGCATCTCGGCGACGGGCCGCTCCCGCGTCGCCTCTCCCTGCAGGAACCGGCAGTTGCGACCGATCGCTTCCTCCTTGGAGTATCCCGTTAGCGCCTCGAATCCCTCGTTCACGTAGATCATCGGGTTGTCCTCCCGGTCGGGATCGGTAATCGTGATTCCGACGGGGGCTTCGTCCATCGCCCGGGACTTCAGTTCGAGCTCCCGTGCGTACGCTTTCCGTTCCGTCACGTCGCGCGCGGAGAGGAGTACCGAGGAATCGTCGAGCGCCGCGGCCGACACCTCCAACTGTCGCT from Haloplanus salinus encodes:
- a CDS encoding PAS domain S-box protein — protein: MTGRSSHDASERHTVQLFIHGDNDRAALEGSLRERYDVIDGGTLSPADCYVVDERMVPTYRDALEEHKADRHPTFTPVLLIQKEGSRGTVPLPSEQNGDGPPLIDEVVPAPVDRKTLFRRVGNLLARREQSVELSERYEDVQTRFQRLFESTNDALLVVAPGSDEITECNPAACALVGYSRGELLSLAATETIHADDRERFRSFLRDVREAGQGSTDDLACLTKEGNERQLEVSAAALDDSSVLLSARDVTERKAYARELELKSRAMDEAPVGITITDPDREDNPMIYVNEGFEALTGYSKEEAIGRNCRFLQGEATRERPVAEMRRAIDRAEPVSVELRNYRKDGSQFWDRVSIAPVRDRAGTVTNYVGFQEDITERKEREMDLQLFKKAVENAGQSVFITDSDGSIEYVNPKFEARSGYTREEAVGRTPRLLKSGKQDDEFYDRLWRTVLGGDQWDAHLVNRRKNGELYHVDQTISPIANDEGALTHFVTIEADVTNRRLREQQLEVLNRVLRHNLRNAVNVIEGRAAMLRKALDGDELQAHVNAIEDRSAALASLGDKSATVRSLFGNEAAAQTTCDVTGLLTEVVDELSEEYPGAMLTASTPDSLHARADDRLKTALSELVENAIVHNDRSTPEVTVTTRPPSEDRTGEWIELVVADDGPGIPDQEQETIERGEETPLQHGTGIGLWIVYWTISLYGGEISIEENAPRGTCVVLSLPQGSIETRIGAT